The genomic segment AGAGGGTAGAATGCCAGCTTTTCTGTATCTTTTTTTAGCTCAGCAGCAGGTTCGAAACAGGAATTATACTTTTGTATGCATTTACAATTATGTGCCATTGAGGCGAGAATCTACCATAACACATAAGCAGAGGTGTTGAGGCAAAttaaagaagaaggaggatggGTGCTGCTAGGAAGGAGTCAGAGTCAGAGAGGCAGGTAATATCAAGGTACTATCTGGTActatcagagggagaaaatgtggagctggttGTATATGTGTAGTACTGGTTTATGGGGAAATGGTTTACACCAGGTGCTGATTTAAATTTCTGTGACATTTAAACAACAGgagtttccttctttctttcttttctttatttctttatttattttttggttagGTGTACACAATCAAATGTTACCACATCAATTACATACTAttcaaaaaccaaaaaagaacTAGGCTGAAACTCATAGCTTATGTATGCCTATCCTAGTATCTTCCCCCAGTGAATTAAATGTTAATCAGCAATGGCCCTGCAACATATTACttttaaacttaaattatttctttaaataaacacagtttGTAGTCATCCACAAATCATTTTTTTACACAATCATCATGTAattaatgattattttaaattttaaactcattttaaacaaaatcagaGAGTTAGACAATTTCAGCTCAGGACTTAATCTGTTCTATGACTTGACCCCAAAAATGagacacatctttttttcaCAGTTGTCCTTACATTACAAATCTAAAACATAAATAGTCCTCTTAAATTAATATGTCCTTCTCTTAgtgtaaaacattatttaaagcaACCTGGAACTCTATTATTCAGTACTCGAAAGACAATCCATCATTTTTGAAAATACAATATCCCCAAATATTAAGACGTTACAACGCATAAAAAGTTTATTAGTTGCTTCATAAtagcctgttttatttattatcctaataatttttttctgaagttttaTAACTGGttctaaatttgttttatatgtgtttcCCCATAATTCAACACAATATGACATGCTAGGTATGTATTACAGTagctttggatttttttcatttgacgTAATCTATATGTGGCTTCCAGCATAGTTTGTGATCAATAATTACTCCcaaaaaatttgttttgtaaacttGTTCAATTTCAACTCAATTTAAGTACAACTTAATGTCATGTGAGCAATACCACCTCTAAAAACCATGAATTTAGTCTTGTTTCGTTAAGTGATAGCTTATTCAAATTAAACCGTGTTTTACTACCTTTCGACTTTAACAGTTGTATTATGTCATATcctgaacaaaataaatttgtattATCTTCAAACATTgtgcattttaatattttagataCATTACAGATGTCatttatgtaaagtaaaaataactttGATCCCAATACAGATCCTTGTAGAACACCACAAAATAATTCAACGTAAAAACTTATTAAACTTTTATCCATCCATGGCTTAAAAATTATTTAGTGTGATTCACTTGTACATATTGAAACCTATTATTTAAATAACTCTTTAACCAAAATTGTACAACCCCTCTGCAATCTTAAAACTGAGGCTTCATGTTTTGTTCAAAACTTTAAAAGTCCAGCATAATCAAAAGCATATAGACAGACTTtactcacatttatttatatttacagaaatatattattataagtgattaaaaatgtgctccaacaaatgttcaaaaaaattatgttgaaatttatCCTCCAGTACTGTAAATgtcactgagtcatgttttgtgttGTACCTGCTCTCTGACTGGGAAAGGGATAAAATGTCGACACAAAGCTGAACAGTTTTTACCACGACGACTCAGTGTCAAATGATTAACAGTAACAACTGTGATGACTTTCTGATCTGTGTTGTCCCTAAATGCAGTGGAGTTGGGCCACTGCAGGTTGGGGTCCTTTGAAAGTCACGTATTTCCCAAAGAAAGTGAAGATTGGATGCCAGAAaagggagagagaaaacaaaaactgaagtgAGGGGCAGcttcttattaattttttagaGAAGAGAGGTAAGCAACACCAGAACTAAAACAAAGTttgagctgatatcagcagcagTTGTCAAGGCAACATGTTAGGATTCCTTTGGGGACAACAAATTGATTACTATCAGAAATTCTGTTGTTTCCGACTCGCAATAAAAAAtctttccattttctatacatATTTTAGTCACTGATGAATCATGAGATTTTTGTTATCAATGGACTCCTTGTAATTCCAGGATTGTGAATAGGCTCCTGACATTGTGTTATCTGATAGACTGAATGCACCAGACCCTGAAGTCTGTAATGTTGATAACAAATAATCTaccataattttttaaatgaataaaattaaacagtCAGATTTAATACCTTATAAAATATCTAACCTGGAAAAGGGGGAAAGGCTGTTTTATAACTATTACTGAATTAATTCATtgagtgcattaaaaataaaggagTAACATGAATCAGAAAGTAGCCCTGGGATGGACTAGCGACCTGTCCAGGCGTACCTGCTTCTTGCCTGCTTCCCctcaaccctgaactggactaagtggtatagaaaatggaaggatggatgaatcAGAAAGCTGTACAGCCTGCATCTTTTAAGATACAGAGTAGAATAAGTTTACAGTAAGACAGGAGGGACAATTCAAAACATGACtcgtgtttgttggtgtatcctAGTAAAATGCTTATTGCATAAAAATCATATATACTGAACCTTTCAGcaccactttaacattgtaacaTCAGCATTGGCAAAGACTAacatgaaccacatggtcctcagtttcagacagCAGCATTATGCCCATCATCACGTCCAGATAAGGTTTAAGTTTACAATCAATcatctgtagcaggttttaacaACGTTATCTCAGGAACACTGGTAttattctggttttattctattgtatgttCTACTATAAGCAGGTTAagatattcttattttatttgtcctttGCTGTATtaattttcatactttctcaccacctggATCAGCTGATAATTAAGGTCCCAAAAATGGCCAAAAGCCAGTCCAACAAGGCACACAGGTCTTGAGaaatttttattaatgtgaagTTTCCTCTGTCTTGTCTTATTATCCCTTATTTTTTGTATAtcagtttatttcagttttattttgaagtttctgttggtattTTGAAGACCtctctacctttttttttatattttgttactCCTGAGTGCTATACCTTGTGATTAAACCTGTACAAAATGAGTCTTGTCTTGTTACCGTGTATGCAACAAAACTTTGGATGTTTCCCCCAAATCTCACTCCaaggattattgaaaagttAGCAGCCCTGCATTGTGTCTTTGGCATACCAGTCTAAATCTCTTCctgaataaccaaacaactgaACCTCTGTAAATTGCATCCTGTATGCTGTGCGCTACATATTGGCTAAATCAGTACACTGTACAGGTCTAGTATGTGGTCATAGCCTTAGTTTGTCTGAGATGGATTGTGGCTCAATCCTCTGCAAATTCCCAAAATATTCCTTAatgcaagattaaaaaagaCTTAAGGCTTTTTAAACAATGTTTCTATTCtatcctttttcatttttttttaaaggcagccTTTGGGAGTGTTTTGTCTCCATAAGATGGTCTCTAGAAACTGGGGTATTTTAGGATTTAGAGACATTAATTTTTACACTGAAAGATGTGGcttaatttgacattttgctTTGTTGCACCAGTACAGGTGAAGATGAGTCCACCCTCTTGGTGGCAATGACTACAAAGCATTCAGGCTTTGTAATTTATAACTGAAAATTGAACTAACTGTTAACTTGTCAATAACTGTCAAACTATATTTGCAGCAAAATCTGTttcagagacagaaataaaaataggaGCTTTATGATCATTTAgtcaaatttaaagttttattttttctgttgtcaaGACATGACTTTGTTTCGctgtttatatatacatatatatgtgagAACTAAATCCCCCATGTGTCATGCCTGCTCCTTCCTCTCGGGTGCGCTCCACCTCTCCCGAGTACTAGTCACCAGTTTCAGCCATCTTGGATCACACCTGTTCTCTATCATCATCAGTTACTGCACCTGGTTGTCTGCCCACTTCTACTCCCTGCACAGACTATTACATTGTGTTGTATTCCTTGTGTCTCTTTTGACCCACACGGTCATTTCTGTGTTAGCGGCGTTAATAAATACTCTAAACTCTTACCTGCATTTGTGTCCGGCTtatctctggctcaggctgacaccatgaaaaaaaaattacttagtAAAACCAGTAGAAGAACAGAATGAAACTTAATtaagaacatgaaaaaaaaataaaataattattttttttaaattttccttcACAATAAAATACCATCATTACCTTCAGTGTTCAAAAGTTTACTCAATGGAAACCCTATAAAACGTCCGTATTTTTCCCTCAGTAAATTACATAATACATAATTACataataatgttgtttttttaaagctgcttcGTTGCTCCAGCTGTAGGGGTGTGTTCCACAGGAATCTatgtttgtgttgctgaaaCGAAGTtagaaacattatttatcacTGTAGTATGTAAAACAATATTACAAGTTTAACGTATTTAGTTTAACGTCCTCACCTCGGCAGAATGTAATGTATGCAGCAGATTTTTTCTTATAGTAAATCAATCCAGAGCTCAGAATAATTAAACCAAAGATGAGTCCACACAGTCCGATAGTAATTTGGATTTGTGCTTCAGCAGGGAGGGAGTTATCTAAAACAGTCAGGAAACAAAAAATTATTATGAAGCATCTgcacattgtacattttttccTTCTAAATTTCATCAAAGAGTCAAACTTACCCCAGACCACAATTTTTGGTTCAGAAAGACTGAAGTGTTCAACCATGCAGGTGATGTTTTCTCCTGAAGTTGGAGTGTACTCCAGATATACATGCATCTGGTAATAAAGATCGCCATCAGCCATCACATCAGAGTAACCAACTCCTGTTATTACTTCTTGCTTATTTCGCAACCACGTCATCCTGACTTGCTTTGGGTAGAAGTTATAGGCGCTGCATACAAGCATGGCTGGGTGTCCACCGCTGGGCTGCTTCACTAACTTAATGTTGACAGTGGGGGTTGTTGAGAGATTTCCTGGAAGATGAATACATTTCTCGCTGTTTCTGagtaataaatttattttgcaaAGTGCATATACTCATATTGATTTCCTATATTGTGAATCACATGCATATCCTTAATTAACTGCACTGTGACTGATGGGAAAAGTATTGAAAAGTAATTGTATTCACAGGGAAAACTGAAATTCAGAGACTGCTTTCATGGCatttgttacgacccgactcaggggtatggaagggcgcAACATAAAAGCACGTTGAGGACAGGTGTAAAAGTCAAACACAACCCATTTTATTgacataaatgtaaaacaacaaataaaacctggaacaaaaaaaggtaaagtgttggggttagtgaaactgctgaaaagaAATACCGAAGGGTTAACCTAAAACCATGTACAAAAACCACCGAGTAAAACAAAGGTGTGTCCATAACTCGGGGTGAAAACtgaaccaaacaaaagagcagcagttccCATAAACTAAGTGACATCCGTCACAAACAAAAGcctaatctagcccaacacaacatAAACCTAATACTTAACACAAAGATAACAAAATGGCTGAACACAAACGAAACCATAGCAATGCTTAAACCAATACTGAGTGTAGAAGACAAGGTAGGCCAAAACTCAACGGACTGTTCTACCGTTCCCTCACGGGGAACACACGAGCAGGCAGGAGTTCTCCTGCTGCACACACTCAAACTGTCCAACCTCAAACAGACTACCAACCAGCACAACAAACACCCAGTAAAACATCGCAGCCATTATCCAGCcaaacacaaagagaagagGCTACTTGTGCTAATTAGCCTCTCTCTCATCCCAAGTGAGGAGAAGCAGCCTGTGCAGCCCACTTCTCCCTCTTGACTacacactgcagcagctctttATTTCCTGGTGTCCAGGAAGCTGCAAGGCGATGGGCTTGAAGGCCAACCAATCAGAGGGAAGGAGAGTGATGGACATCTGAACTAGCCAGTCTGAGGAGACATCAGGGCCCAGCCTCTTCAGGCTGAACGAGCCCCAGCTGTCGGCAATGATCACCAGCCGGATTACGACCCTGGGGTCGTGACAGCATTCAAGCAGAGTTGAGTGCATAATGTGCATATCAGAGTCATCATTCCTGttaatttaaactaaacaaatattATATAATGTATGATATggcaatattttaaaatcctaTTATAGACAAATGTGTTtccttaataaaacaaaatgaatagaGATATCTTACCAAGGCTTTGGATAAAGTTTGCATTGTCATGACACAACAATTCCTTTTGAAGTCTTCTTTCAAGTGCATCGTATGGATCACTGTTCCAATATCTTGAAGTTGCTATTGAATAAGGTGTGAATCCAGTCCAGTTGCCTCTTGTGCTGTTGTACTccatcattttatgtttattaaatctaaatataatTGTATACTCTATATCTTCAAAGTGCGGCCCCTTGTATGAACAACATGCACTGACCTGATAGTAATCTTCATCAgtgaaaactgtaataaaagaaatttattgATCAAATTGTAATTACTATGATAACATCTTAAACTAAAAATTATACTTAagcatttgaaataaaaaattatatgacTCACCTGGttggaaaagagagaaaaccaaacaaaacacatgatGAATGTGCATGTTTCCTCACAAGGCGGAAGCCAGACTAACAAAGGTTCTCCTGTGTGCAGCGTTTATGTTTGTTTAGATAAgaggaaatgaaagcagatcacaatttacaaaataaaagtatGCCTTCTCATTTTTGCCCTGTTAAAACATCCTCCTTACATAACACAAATCATAGTTATAATAGTTCTAGCAGTAATTCTAATCAGCTTTCTCAAGTATAAattccattattcattcatactttgcttgtgtttaatcaaatatttgctttgttttggatttcatttttttttaaatcatacatGTGCCATCCATTGATTTCCTGAACAAGAGCATCAAGAAACAcatagaataagaataagaaacctttattagtctctcaatggggaaattgctttgttgtaACAGTACAGGTACAggaagcagaagcacacaggtgatataaaaaagaatacacatacacacacacacacacacacacataatacatAATTATATGTACAATATATGGTATGTAGAGTATCTAAATATGTAGATAATCTCACactaaattaagaaaaagtaaaagaaaacaattccAATTATTGACAAAATACTTAAAATctacatataataataataatagtcagTGACACTTTTTGGATGAATGATATTTAGTACCATCAATGCCACTACAGTCAGTTTACATGGCTTCAATTttacaacaaaaccaaacatttacataaacatttgAAAGGTGTTGGTTCCAGCTCATAGTATGAGACTTGCACAGTATATGTTGcagaaatttgacatttttaaaattaataaatcacaTGACAATAAAGATGACAGAGCtgtcttttctgtctgtgaGCAGACATAAACCAAATACGGGGTTAACTGGTTGCAGTGGTGGTTTTAAGTATATTACATGATACAGATACATGCACCTATCACATCATATAATAATCAGGACTTGGCACATAGCAAAGAAAACCAGCGAGTACTTCCACAGAGGAAACTAACAACGAAGGGCAGATATGAAAATTATTAAGCAGAATTTCATATTTTCCTCCAAggtaatataattttatttgtcctaatttatttgtcagatttactttatttatcccataCTGGGAAATTGCAATGGGAAATGACATCCAGTCAAGATTTACTCAGTAAAGAGAAAAAGTAAAGGATGATGCATTCAGAGTAGTATATAGATGTGATAGATTAATGAGCACAGTTTTGCatgcagtgatactggtgtccatacacataaaaaaaagttcctgcAGCAACTCCAAGAAGTCCAAGACTCACGCCAAGCCCACAGAAAACAGCCGGGCCACAACTTATCTCTTCTGTTTCAACCtctagagaagaaaaagaaaaatatttcaaatttaaaaacatttcccaATGTTATTTTAGATTCTGGTCAATTTCACATGtcaagtttttaaatataaattcttTTAGGTTTCTTACCCCAAAACCTGGTCTGAGGCTCCTCCAGTGCTTCGTGCTCCACGCTGCAGGTGTAGATGTCTCCTTGTTTTGGAACAAAGTTCAGGTAGGAGAAGACATGAAACGTCCCATCAGGATTAGATATAGTATTGATGAAAGGATCTTCCTCTGCTACTTCTTTATTGTTCTTTGTCCACTTGATGTTGATTTTAGGAGGAAAAAAGTTGTTGCTTAAGCAGATGAGGGTATTGTCTTCATCTTTTATCACTTTATCTCTGGGATAGAGGATCGTTTCTGGAGCTTCTGTtg from the Melanotaenia boesemani isolate fMelBoe1 chromosome 2, fMelBoe1.pri, whole genome shotgun sequence genome contains:
- the LOC121653371 gene encoding rano class II histocompatibility antigen, A beta chain-like isoform X3 gives rise to the protein MHIHHVFCLVFSLFQPVFTDEDYYQVSACCSYKGPHFEDIEYTIIFRFNKHKMMEYNSTRGNWTGFTPYSIATSRYWNSDPYDALERRLQKELLCHDNANFIQSLGNLSTTPTVNIKLVKQPSGGHPAMLVCSAYNFYPKQVRMTWLRNKQEVITGVGYSDVMADGDLYYQMHVYLEYTPTSGENITCMVEHFSLSEPKIVVWDNSLPAEAQIQITIGLCGLIFGLIILSSGLIYYKKKSAAYITFCRATQT
- the LOC121653371 gene encoding rano class II histocompatibility antigen, A beta chain-like isoform X1; amino-acid sequence: MHIHHVFCLVFSLFQPVFTDEDYYQVSACCSYKGPHFEDIEYTIIFRFNKHKMMEYNSTRGNWTGFTPYSIATSRYWNSDPYDALERRLQKELLCHDNANFIQSLGNLSTTPTVNIKLVKQPSGGHPAMLVCSAYNFYPKQVRMTWLRNKQEVITGVGYSDVMADGDLYYQMHVYLEYTPTSGENITCMVEHFSLSEPKIVVWDNSLPAEAQIQITIGLCGLIFGLIILSSGLIYYKKKSAAYITFCRESAVTASSESDPAADLHLQQSNDASEATQTLIPVEHIPAVGATEQLLLT
- the LOC121653438 gene encoding H-2 class II histocompatibility antigen, A-Q alpha chain-like, giving the protein MGHLNRYRLNKICFGILIIFSRAVYIYAERGHKVCFSYGCFDSSDTQLGITLDGDEICYADFKKGTFVWDSKVPTTIRAEWAYKYAVTCRSVCKQDISRWKPDKSVTRAKEAPETILYPRDKVIKDEDNTLICLSNNFFPPKINIKWTKNNKEVAEEDPFINTISNPDGTFHVFSYLNFVPKQGDIYTCSVEHEALEEPQTRFWEVETEEISCGPAVFCGLGVSLGLLGVAAGTFFYVYGHQYHCMQNCAH